In a single window of the Myxococcus guangdongensis genome:
- a CDS encoding MdtA/MuxA family multidrug efflux RND transporter periplasmic adaptor subunit, giving the protein MLALAVLVGAAVFQVRRRGDAAAGHLAGPHGADAGQDRAQQVVPDTARARDVPVFIAGLGAVTPTHSVTVRTRVDGQLMRLAFKEGQLVDEGDVLAEIDPRPFQVQLEQAQGQLLRDRALLTNARLDLQRYRTLFAQDSVAKQTLDTQAALVRQYEGIVKTDEGAVASAELNLTYSRITSPVAGRVGLRQVDPGNIVHAADSTGIVIVNSLRPITVIFSVPEDRVPDILARLEAHQTLPVDAYDRGDQRLLARGTLATVDNQIDPTTGTARLRADFPNHDFKLFPQQFVNARLRIDVLRDATVVATAAIQHGVQGPFVYVLQPDDTVRVQPVSLGPTDADDTVVTRGVSVGERVVVEGADKLTDGAHVRVQAHAAPGLGVGGSGQGGTDGGR; this is encoded by the coding sequence GTGTTGGCCCTGGCCGTGCTCGTCGGTGCCGCCGTCTTCCAGGTCCGGCGACGCGGTGACGCGGCCGCGGGACACCTGGCGGGCCCACACGGCGCGGACGCGGGGCAGGACCGAGCCCAGCAGGTGGTCCCCGACACGGCCCGGGCTCGCGACGTGCCGGTCTTCATCGCCGGCCTGGGCGCGGTGACGCCCACCCACTCCGTCACGGTGCGCACCCGGGTCGACGGCCAGCTGATGCGGCTGGCCTTCAAGGAGGGCCAGCTCGTCGACGAGGGAGACGTGCTGGCGGAGATAGACCCCCGTCCGTTCCAGGTCCAGCTCGAGCAGGCCCAGGGCCAGCTGCTCCGCGACCGGGCCCTGCTCACGAACGCCCGTCTGGACCTCCAGCGCTACCGCACCCTCTTCGCCCAGGACTCCGTGGCGAAGCAGACACTCGACACGCAGGCGGCGCTCGTCCGGCAATACGAGGGCATCGTGAAGACGGACGAGGGCGCGGTGGCCTCCGCGGAGCTCAACCTCACGTACTCACGCATCACCTCGCCGGTCGCCGGACGCGTGGGCCTGCGACAGGTCGACCCCGGCAACATCGTGCACGCGGCCGACTCCACGGGCATCGTCATCGTCAACAGCCTGCGGCCCATCACGGTCATCTTCTCCGTGCCGGAGGACCGCGTGCCGGACATCCTCGCCAGACTGGAGGCCCACCAGACGCTCCCGGTGGACGCGTATGACCGCGGCGACCAGCGCCTGCTCGCGCGAGGAACGCTGGCCACCGTCGACAATCAAATCGACCCGACGACGGGCACCGCCCGCCTGCGCGCGGACTTCCCCAACCACGACTTCAAGCTCTTCCCCCAACAGTTCGTCAACGCGCGGCTGCGCATCGACGTGCTCCGCGACGCGACCGTCGTCGCCACCGCGGCCATCCAGCACGGCGTGCAGGGCCCCTTCGTCTACGTCCTCCAGCCAGATGACACCGTCCGGGTCCAGCCCGTGTCGCTCGGCCCCACGGACGCCGACGACACCGTGGTGACCCGCGGCGTGAGCGTGGGCGAGCGGGTGGTGGTGGAGGGAGCCGACAAGCTCACCGACGGCGCGCACGTCCGGGTCCAGGCGCACGCGGCGCCGGGCCTCGGGGTGGGCGGGAGCGGCCAGGGCGGGACGGACGGCGGTCGCTAG
- a CDS encoding hybrid sensor histidine kinase/response regulator — translation MTEPPRNSPELSADAADSRTLLERLQRSADVLENLSGTQAPELSEGTSAALRQEAASLRRMRGELGLLLKSWSLLTDTSQKLLNLPPDELESGVRAALEVLGRNIDAQRGYVTLLSDDGEHLSEAYEWFSPGMRAHGLAQHRGRSLVSFPWSLDELRAGRMVTVTDAGRLPPEAAEERRVCAFLGVRSYITAPLLLAGRLLGWMAFDSVDAAREWTPEERHLMRLTAHVVVSAVDRKRRDAQLLQEKEREQRAQSLGILAAGLAHEINNPLAYATGNLEYLRERLPDVSEPTDAECLQVLDEALEGTLRIQRIVADLKALSSTHVEATEPVDLKAVTESTLRMAANQLRHRAQVVRDYGEDVPRVRGTSTKLGQVLLNLVLNATHAIPEGHVSENRITVSLHAGSNEVRLSVSDTGCGIAPEVLPRIFDPLFTTRRAGEGMGMGLAICRDIVTALGGRIDVRSEPGRGTTVEVTLPRAEAPLPLAPSLQTLARSEGRRVLVVDDEPRVLDLMRRLLRGHELVTVPDGRAALARLRGDSAFDVILCDLMMPELTGVDVYQAVRDTWPGLHERIVFISGGAFTPETKRFLQEVKNPVLAKPFDARHLRDAVMAVPLPTTRG, via the coding sequence ATGACGGAGCCGCCGCGGAACAGCCCGGAGCTGTCCGCCGATGCAGCGGACTCGAGGACCTTGCTGGAGCGACTCCAGCGGTCCGCCGACGTCCTGGAGAACCTCAGCGGAACACAGGCCCCGGAGCTGTCCGAGGGCACGTCCGCGGCGTTGCGGCAGGAGGCCGCGTCGCTGCGGCGCATGCGTGGGGAGCTGGGGCTCTTGCTCAAGAGCTGGTCGCTGCTCACGGACACGTCCCAGAAGCTGCTCAACCTGCCTCCGGACGAGCTGGAGTCGGGCGTGCGCGCGGCGTTGGAGGTGTTGGGGCGGAACATCGACGCGCAGCGCGGCTACGTCACGCTGCTGTCGGATGACGGCGAGCACCTGTCGGAGGCGTACGAGTGGTTCTCGCCCGGCATGCGGGCCCATGGGCTGGCGCAGCACCGCGGGCGCTCGCTGGTGAGCTTCCCCTGGTCGCTCGATGAGCTGCGCGCGGGGCGCATGGTGACGGTGACGGACGCGGGGCGGCTGCCGCCCGAGGCCGCCGAGGAGCGGCGCGTCTGCGCGTTTCTGGGCGTGCGCTCGTACATCACCGCGCCGCTGCTGCTCGCCGGGAGGCTGCTCGGGTGGATGGCCTTCGACTCGGTGGACGCCGCGCGCGAGTGGACGCCCGAGGAGCGGCACCTGATGCGACTGACGGCCCACGTGGTGGTCAGCGCGGTGGACCGCAAGCGTCGGGACGCGCAGCTGTTGCAGGAGAAGGAGCGCGAGCAGCGCGCGCAGTCGCTGGGCATCCTCGCGGCGGGGCTGGCGCACGAAATCAACAACCCGCTGGCGTACGCGACGGGCAACCTGGAGTACCTGCGCGAGCGGCTGCCCGACGTGAGCGAGCCGACGGACGCGGAGTGCCTCCAGGTGCTGGACGAGGCGCTGGAGGGCACGCTGCGAATCCAACGCATCGTCGCGGACCTCAAGGCCCTGTCCTCCACGCACGTGGAGGCCACGGAGCCGGTGGACCTCAAGGCCGTCACCGAGAGCACGCTGAGGATGGCGGCCAACCAGCTCCGCCACCGCGCGCAGGTGGTGCGAGACTATGGCGAGGATGTGCCTCGGGTCCGTGGCACGTCGACGAAGCTGGGCCAGGTGCTGCTCAACCTGGTGCTCAACGCGACGCACGCCATCCCCGAGGGCCACGTCTCCGAGAACCGAATCACCGTGAGCCTGCACGCCGGGTCCAACGAGGTGCGGCTGTCGGTCTCCGACACGGGCTGCGGCATTGCGCCGGAGGTCCTGCCGCGCATCTTCGACCCCCTCTTCACCACGCGCCGCGCGGGTGAGGGCATGGGCATGGGGCTGGCCATCTGCCGCGACATCGTCACGGCGCTGGGAGGCCGCATCGACGTGCGCAGCGAGCCCGGGCGAGGCACCACGGTGGAGGTCACCCTGCCGCGCGCCGAAGCCCCCCTACCGCTCGCGCCGAGCCTCCAGACCCTCGCCCGCTCCGAGGGCCGGCGCGTGCTGGTGGTGGACGACGAGCCGCGCGTGCTGGACCTGATGCGGCGGCTCTTGCGCGGCCATGAGCTGGTCACCGTGCCGGATGGACGCGCGGCCCTGGCGCGACTGAGGGGCGACAGCGCCTTCGACGTCATCCTGTGTGACTTGATGATGCCGGAGCTGACGGGCGTGGACGTGTACCAGGCCGTCCGCGACACCTGGCCGGGGCTGCACGAGCGCATCGTCTTCATCAGCGGTGGGGCCTTCACGCCGGAGACGAAGCGCTTCCTGCAGGAGGTGAAGAACCCCGTGCTCGCCAAGCCCTTCGATGCCCGACACCTGCGCGACGCGGTGATGGCCGTTCCCCTGCCGACGACGCGGGGCTGA
- a CDS encoding multidrug efflux RND transporter permease subunit, with amino-acid sequence MSHPFILRPIATSLLMLALLLAGVLAYRLLPVAALPEVNYPTIQVMTFYPGASPDVMASAITAPLERQFGQMPGLDQMTSSSSEGASVITLQFTLAMSLDIAEQQVQAAINAATNLLPTDLPNPPVYSKVNPADTPVITLALTSRVMPLPQVEDLADTRLAQRISQLPGVGLVSISGGQRPAVRIQVNTTALSAQGLTLEDVRTVVAAANVNTPKGSFNGPRQAYTLNANDQLLTSADYAPLILAYRNSAPVRLSDVARVFDGAENVRQAAWMNQVPAVILNVQRQPGANVIAVVDSVKQLLPRLQATLPATVKVAVLTDRTTTIRASVRDVQWDLGFSIGLVVLVIFLFLRNLPATFIPSAAVPLSLVGTFGAMYLLGFSLNNLTLMALTIATGFVVDDAIVMIENITRYIEGGTPPMEAALKGSRQIGFTILSLTVSLIAVLIPLLFMGDVVGRLFREFAITLAVTILLSAVISLTFTPMLCSRLLSHRAPGRESRFERVMGGGFQRVVDRYDVALSWVLDHRGLTLLLALSTVLLTALLLWTIPKGFFPVQDTGVLQGISDAPPSISFPTMSERQQALAEVVLQDPAVESLSSFIGIDGTNTTLNSGRMLINLKPMGARDVTAAQVIRRLQPRLAEVSGISLFLSPVQDLTIDTRVSRTQYQYSLGSPDAAEVSLWTRRLVDHLKQQPELGEVSSDLQEGGLRMNLHLDRDTAARLGITTQQFDDALYDAFGQRQISTIFTQSNQYRVVLEAAPRLQRASLALDTLYLQSATGGPVPLGAFTRVSQGVGPLIIHRQGQFPVAVVSFNPAPGTSLSETVRVFAQAKQALGIPASVQTAFEGTAKTFEDSLANEGFLVLAAIVVVYIVLGVLYESYIHPITILSTLPSAGMGALLALLLCGIDLGMIAIIGIILLIGIVMKNAIMMIDFALEAERTRHRSAREAIHEACLLRLRPILMTTMASMLGAVPLAFGGGMGSELRQPLGIAIIGGLAVSQVLTLFTTPVIYLGFDSLSRGASRWFSWHTAPRAPTRQTR; translated from the coding sequence ATGTCCCATCCCTTCATCCTGCGCCCCATCGCGACGTCGCTGCTGATGTTGGCGCTGCTGCTCGCCGGGGTGCTGGCCTACCGGCTGCTGCCCGTGGCCGCGCTCCCGGAGGTCAACTACCCCACCATCCAGGTGATGACGTTCTACCCGGGCGCCAGCCCGGACGTGATGGCCTCCGCCATCACCGCGCCGCTGGAGCGCCAGTTCGGGCAGATGCCCGGCCTGGACCAGATGACCTCCTCGAGCTCCGAGGGCGCGTCCGTCATCACCCTCCAGTTCACGCTCGCGATGAGCCTGGACATCGCCGAGCAGCAGGTCCAGGCCGCCATCAACGCCGCCACCAACCTGCTGCCCACCGACCTGCCGAACCCGCCGGTCTACAGCAAGGTGAACCCCGCGGACACGCCGGTCATCACGCTGGCCCTCACCTCGCGGGTGATGCCACTGCCCCAGGTCGAGGACCTCGCCGACACCCGGCTCGCCCAGCGAATCTCCCAGCTGCCCGGTGTCGGGCTGGTGAGCATCAGCGGCGGCCAGCGGCCCGCGGTGCGCATCCAGGTCAACACCACCGCGCTGTCCGCCCAGGGGCTGACGCTGGAGGACGTGCGCACCGTGGTGGCCGCCGCGAACGTGAACACCCCGAAGGGCAGCTTCAACGGACCGCGACAGGCGTACACCCTCAACGCCAATGACCAGCTGCTGACCAGCGCGGACTATGCGCCGCTCATTCTCGCGTACCGCAACTCGGCCCCCGTGCGCCTGTCCGACGTGGCGCGCGTCTTCGATGGCGCGGAGAACGTGCGGCAGGCCGCCTGGATGAACCAGGTCCCCGCGGTGATTCTCAACGTGCAGCGGCAGCCGGGCGCCAACGTGATTGCCGTGGTGGACAGCGTGAAGCAGCTGCTGCCGCGGCTCCAGGCGACGCTGCCCGCGACGGTGAAGGTCGCGGTGTTGACCGACCGGACCACGACCATCCGCGCCTCGGTCAGGGACGTCCAGTGGGACCTGGGGTTCTCCATCGGGCTCGTCGTGCTGGTCATCTTCCTGTTCCTGCGCAACCTCCCGGCCACCTTCATCCCGAGCGCCGCGGTGCCGCTGTCGCTCGTGGGCACCTTCGGGGCCATGTACCTGCTGGGCTTCTCGCTGAACAACCTCACGTTGATGGCGCTCACCATCGCCACCGGCTTCGTCGTCGACGACGCCATCGTGATGATCGAGAACATCACCCGCTACATCGAAGGGGGCACGCCGCCCATGGAGGCGGCCCTGAAGGGCTCCCGGCAGATTGGCTTCACCATCCTGTCGCTGACCGTCTCGTTGATCGCCGTGCTCATCCCCCTGCTCTTCATGGGGGACGTCGTCGGGCGGCTGTTCCGGGAGTTCGCCATCACGTTGGCGGTGACCATCCTGCTGTCGGCCGTCATCTCGCTCACCTTCACGCCCATGTTGTGCTCACGGCTGCTCTCGCACCGCGCTCCGGGCCGGGAGAGCCGCTTCGAGCGGGTGATGGGGGGCGGCTTCCAGCGGGTGGTGGACCGCTACGACGTCGCGCTGAGCTGGGTGCTGGACCACCGGGGGCTGACGCTGCTGCTGGCGCTGTCCACCGTGCTGCTCACCGCGCTGCTGCTGTGGACCATCCCGAAGGGCTTCTTCCCGGTCCAGGACACCGGTGTGCTCCAGGGCATCTCCGACGCGCCCCCGTCCATCTCCTTCCCCACCATGTCCGAGCGGCAGCAGGCGCTGGCGGAGGTCGTCCTCCAGGACCCGGCCGTGGAGAGCCTTTCGTCCTTCATCGGCATCGACGGGACGAACACCACGCTGAACAGCGGGAGGATGCTCATCAACCTCAAGCCGATGGGCGCACGGGACGTCACCGCCGCCCAGGTCATCCGCCGCTTGCAGCCACGGCTGGCCGAGGTCTCCGGCATCAGCCTCTTCCTGTCCCCGGTGCAGGACCTGACCATCGACACCCGGGTGAGTCGCACGCAGTACCAGTACAGCCTCGGCTCACCGGACGCGGCGGAGGTGTCGCTGTGGACGCGGCGACTCGTCGACCACTTGAAGCAGCAGCCCGAGCTGGGCGAGGTGTCGAGCGACCTCCAGGAGGGCGGACTGAGGATGAACCTCCACCTGGACCGCGACACCGCCGCGCGCCTGGGCATCACCACGCAGCAGTTCGACGACGCGCTCTACGACGCCTTCGGACAGCGTCAGATTTCGACCATCTTCACCCAGTCGAACCAGTACCGCGTCGTGCTGGAGGCCGCGCCACGGCTGCAGCGCGCCTCGCTCGCGCTGGACACGCTCTACCTCCAGTCCGCCACGGGAGGCCCCGTCCCCCTGGGGGCCTTCACCCGGGTGTCCCAGGGCGTGGGTCCGCTCATCATCCACCGCCAGGGCCAGTTCCCGGTCGCCGTGGTCTCCTTCAATCCGGCGCCCGGCACCTCCCTGTCGGAGACGGTGCGCGTCTTCGCCCAGGCGAAGCAGGCGCTCGGGATACCCGCCTCGGTGCAGACCGCGTTCGAGGGCACGGCGAAGACGTTCGAGGACTCGCTCGCGAACGAGGGCTTCCTCGTGCTCGCCGCCATCGTCGTCGTCTACATCGTGCTGGGGGTGCTGTACGAATCGTACATCCACCCCATCACCATCCTCTCCACGCTCCCGTCGGCGGGGATGGGGGCCCTGCTCGCGCTGCTGCTGTGCGGCATCGACCTGGGGATGATCGCCATCATCGGCATCATCCTGCTCATCGGCATCGTGATGAAGAACGCCATCATGATGATCGACTTCGCGCTGGAGGCCGAGCGCACGCGCCACCGGAGCGCGCGCGAAGCCATCCATGAAGCCTGCCTGCTGCGCCTGCGCCCCATCCTGATGACGACGATGGCGTCGATGCTGGGCGCGGTGCCGCTCGCCTTCGGCGGCGGGATGGGGTCCGAGCTGCGTCAACCGCTCGGCATCGCCATCATCGGCGGGTTGGCCGTCAGCCAGGTGCTGACGCTCTTCACCACCCCCGTCATCTACCTGGGCTTCGACAGCCTCTCGCGCGGGGCCTCCCGCTGGTTCTCCTGGCACACCGCGCCACGCGCGCCGACGAGGCAGACGCGGTGA